The Halobacterium sp. CBA1132 genome has a segment encoding these proteins:
- the hisG gene encoding ATP phosphoribosyltransferase: protein MRIAVPNKGRLHDPTLDLLDRAGIGVESGADRQLYADTVDPEITVLYARAADIPEYVADGAADLGITGLDQVRESGVENVDDLLDLDYGKCRLVLAAPEDGSIDAAADLAGKTVATEFPTITRAYFDGKDVDPDIVEVSGATELTPHVEMADAIVDITSTGTTLRVNRLKVVDEVLQSSVRLFARDDVVDDPKVQQVQTALQSVRSAEGKRYLMLNAPEENLDAIEDVIPGLGGPTVLDVDEPGIVAVHAVVEERDVFEAVNDLKREGATGILVTEIERLVE from the coding sequence GCACGACCCGACGCTGGACCTCCTCGACAGAGCCGGTATCGGCGTGGAGAGCGGCGCCGACCGCCAGTTGTACGCCGACACCGTCGACCCCGAGATTACCGTGCTGTACGCGCGGGCGGCGGACATCCCGGAGTACGTCGCGGACGGCGCGGCGGACCTCGGCATCACGGGCCTCGACCAAGTGCGGGAGTCCGGCGTCGAGAACGTCGACGACTTGCTCGATCTCGACTACGGGAAGTGCCGGCTGGTGCTGGCGGCGCCCGAGGACGGCAGTATCGACGCCGCCGCCGACCTCGCAGGGAAGACCGTCGCGACGGAGTTCCCGACGATTACGCGGGCGTACTTCGACGGGAAGGACGTCGACCCGGACATCGTGGAGGTGTCTGGCGCGACCGAACTCACGCCGCACGTGGAGATGGCCGACGCCATCGTCGACATCACGTCGACGGGGACCACACTCCGGGTCAACCGCCTGAAGGTCGTCGACGAGGTGTTGCAGAGTTCCGTGCGGCTGTTCGCCCGCGATGACGTCGTCGACGACCCGAAAGTCCAGCAGGTCCAGACGGCCTTGCAGTCCGTGCGCTCGGCGGAGGGCAAACGCTACCTGATGCTGAACGCGCCCGAGGAGAACCTCGACGCCATCGAGGACGTGATTCCGGGCTTGGGCGGGCCGACCGTGCTAGATGTCGACGAACCCGGCATTGTGGCTGTCCACGCCGTCGTCGAGGAACGCGACGTCTTCGAGGCGGTCAACGACCTCAAACGCGAAGGCGCGACCGGTATTCTCGTCACGGAAATCGAGCGCCTCGTCGAGTAG